The Pogona vitticeps strain Pit_001003342236 chromosome 6, PviZW2.1, whole genome shotgun sequence genome contains a region encoding:
- the PER1 gene encoding period circadian protein homolog 1 isoform X3: MSTSCGPGQNPFEGGGASGGSGSGAPRRPRAQRGGEAQGQASDDMDVNSNGSSGNESHGDSHSSCHSSGNGKDSALLETTESNKSSNSQSPSPPSSSIAYSLLSASSEQDNPSTSGCSSEQSARVKTQKELMKALKEMKIRLPSEKQSKGKSGTLATLQYALSCVKQVQASQDYYQQWTIEDSYPCHLDMSSYTIEELENITSEYTLKNPDTFSVAVSYITGKIVYISDQAAFILRCKKDVFKGAKFAEFLAPQDVSIFYGSTAPYHLPSWSTCTSATAAAMDYTQEKSVFCRISGGHESGRELRYYPFRLTPYLTKVRDSDSAEGRPCCLIIAERIHSGYEAPRIPPDKRIFTTRHTPSCLFQDVDERAAPLLGYLPQDLVGTPVLLYLHPEDRPLMLAIHKKILQYGGQPFDHSPIRFCTRNGEYVTIDTSWSSFINPWSRKVSFIMGRHKVRTGPLNEDVFTAPKIQKMKPMELDIQELSEQIHRLLLQPVHSNGSTGLCSLGSNASHEQLLSIASSSDSNGAPNEEAQAIRPMTFQEICKDVHMVKNQGQQVFIESRVKPQHPKHSRPGAPASRSLQPVEAQKDLERQLGKAAASEESVMNEPSNYSYQQINCLDGIIRYLENCNIPSRVKRKCGSSSYTTSSNSDDDKQKVGEEATCSGKDAPEEVLPNLESQPKREAPGTAAAAVVGGPLTPLALPSKAESVVSVTSQCSFSSTIVHVGDKKPPESDIVMMEEAAPSATPPGPPPSVTPDRQQQYRKVGLTKEILSIHTQKEEQAFLTRFKDLSQLHVFNSLSGMSWQDTHRAGPQAERGHRGPPRQGARGPGCHGRSRKSKAKRIKQNKSSESTSSPQNSTAPPPLPCAPGSSSWPPSGTSQASLPTMPYPAVMPTYPIPVFPPRPAAPPVTEPSQNTLPAPQFPSPLVTPMVALVLPNYVFPQMNAPLPQPYFPSGPVFPFTPQSGGVAPPPGPEAGTQVPSRSSTPHSASQPERADSPLFESRCSSPLQLNLLQMEEMPKSSDRPEAAVGSQTGPVGPPAEWTAVNGAQGLASELGAQKETCMVEAHDSSNNDALSSSSDLLDLLLQEDSRSGTGSAASGSGSAASGSMGSGSNGGSTSASGTTSSKSSNTSKYFGSIDSSENDLRGKKCSEVEDNEHFIKYVLQDPIWLLMANTDDTVMMTYQLPLRDMERVLQEDREKLKQMQKRQPRFTEEQKKELAEVHPWVHKGILPKAINITACVDCGSNPASKVAPLYDIEVQDMDLNGMLEPMEESSGGQVCLPALPLEMDVEEEAQVGLETSVVVQPPQTQAPVEDSG, from the exons ATGAGCACCAGCTGTGGGCCTGGACAGAACCCTTTTGAGGGTGGAGGGGCAAGTGGAGGCAGCGGTTCAGGAGCCCCCAGGAGACCCAGAGCCCAGCGAGGGGGTGAAGCGCAAGGCCAAGCCAGTGATGACATGGATGTCAACAGCAACGGCTCCAGTGGCAACGAGTCGCACGGCGACTCCCACAGCAGCTGTCACAGCAGTGGCAATGGCAAAGACTCTGCCCTTTTGGAAACCACCGAAAGCAACAAGAG CTCCAACTCCCAGAGCCCTTCTCCCCCCAGCAGTTCTATCGCCTACAGCCTCCTCAGTGCAAGCTCGGAGCAAGACAACCCGTCGACCAGTGGCTGCAG CAGTGAACAGTCTGCACGAGTGAAGACCcagaaggagctgatgaaggcCCTGAAGGAGATGAAGATCCGACTGCCCTCTGAGAAGCAGAGCAAGGGCAAGTCGGGgactctggccacccttcagtACGCCCTGTCCTGTGTGAAGCAGGTCCAAG caagccAGGATTACTACCAGCAATGGACCATTGAGGACAGCTATCCCTGCCATTTAGACATGTCTTCTTACACCATTGAGGAGCTGGAAAACATCACCTCCGAGTATACCCTCAAAAACCCT GAtacattttcggtggctgtctctTACATCACGGGGAAAATTGTCTACATCTCGGACCAAGCTGCCTTCATCCTACGCTGTAAGAAGGATGTCTTCAAGGGGGCCAAGTTTGCAGAGTTCCTGGCGCCACAAGATGTCAGCATCTTCTACGGGTCCACAGCCCCATATCACCTTCCTTCCTGGAGCACCTGCACGTCTGCCA CTGCCGCTGCCATGGATTACACCCAAGAGAAATCCGTCTTCTGTCGTATCAG CGGAGGCCACGAGAGCGGGCGTGAGCTGCGCTACTACCCCTTCCGGCTCACCCCATACCTGACCAAAGTCCGCGATTCAGACAGCGCTGAGGGACGGCCCTGCTGCCTGATCATTGCTGAGCGTATCCACTCGGGCTATGAAG ctcccagaatccctcctgATAAGAGAATCTTCACCACAAGACACACCCCTAGCTGCTTGTTTCAGGATGTGGATGAGCG AGCTGCTCCTCTGCTAGGTTACCTTCCCCAGGACCTGGTTGGCACACCCGTCCTTTTGTACTTGCACCCGGAGGACCGGCCTCTGATGCTGGCCATTCACAAGAAGA TTTTGCAGTATGGCGGCCAGCCTTTCGACCATTCCCCCATCCGCTTCTGCACTCGCAACGGTGAATACGTCACCATCGACACCAGCTGGTCCAGCTTCATTAACCCATGGAGCCGCAAAGTCTCGTTCATAATGGGAAGGCACAAAGTGCGGAC GGGCCCCCTGAATGAGGATGTCTTCACAGCCCCCAAAATACAAAAGATGAAGCCCATGGAACTGGACATCCAAGAATTGTCGGAACAGATTCACCGGCTGTTGTTACAG CCTGTGCACAGCAATGGGTCCACGGGCCTCTGCAGCTTGGGCAGCAACGCCTCCCATGAGCAGCTCCTCAGCATTGCTTCGTCCAGCGACAGCAACGGTGCCCCCAATGAGGAGGCACAAGCCATCCGGCCG ATGACTTTCCAGGAGATTTGCAAGGACGTGCACATGGTGAAGAACCAGGGCCAGCAGGTCTTCATTGAGTCCCGAGTCAAGCCGCAACATCCCAAGCATTCCCGGCCAG GAGCACCAGCCAGCCGCAGCCTCCAGCCTGTGGAGGCCCAAAAGGACCTGGAGAGGCAGCTGGGAAAGGCAGCTGCTTCTGAGGAGTCCGTGATGAATGAACCCTCCAACTATTCCTACCAGCAGATCAACTGCCTGGATGGCATCATCAG ATATCTGGAGAACTGCAATATCCCGAGCCGTGTGAAGCGAAAATGTGGCTCCTCGTCGTATACAACGTCGTCAAATTCCGATGACGACAAGCAGAAAGTTGGTGAAGAGGCTACCTGTTCTGGCAAAG ATGCACCGGAGGAAGTCCTGCCAAACCTGGAGAGCCAGCCAAAGAGGGAAGCGCCTGGGACGGCAGCCGCTGCCGTGGTGGGAGGCCCGCTGACCCCCCTGGCATTGCCTAGCAAAGCCGAAAGCGTAGTCTCTGTGACCAGTCAGTGTAGCTTCAGCAGTACCATCGTCCACGTGGGAGACAAGAAGCCCCCCGAGTCGG ATATTGTCATGATGGAGGAGGCCGCCCCCAGTGCCACACCTCCAGGTCCTCCCCCGAGCGTGACACCAGACCGGCAGCAGCAGTACCGCAAAGTGGGATTGACCAAGGAGATCCTCTCTATCCACACCCAAAAGGAAGAACAGGCATTCCTCACCCGCTTCAAGGACCTCAGCCAGCTGCATGTCTTCAACTCACTCTCAGGGATGAGCTGGCAGGATACCCACCGTGCCGGGCCGCAGGCCGAGCGAG GGCACAGAGGGCCACCACGCCAAGGTGCCCGAGGTCCAGGATGTCACGGGCGCAGCAGGAAGTCCAAAGCCAAACGGATCAAGCAGAACAAGTCTTCAGAGAGCACCAGCTCCCCTCAGAACTCGACCGCTCCCCCGCCGCTTCCTTGTGCCCCGGGCTCctcttcctggcctccctcgggCACCTCCCAAGCTAGCCTCCCCACCATGCCTTACCCGGCCGTTATGCCCACCTACCCCATTCCAGTCTTCCCCCCTCGGCCTGCTGCCCCTCCAGTGACGGAGCCCTCCCAGAACACCCTGCCTGCCCCACAGTTCCCTTCTCCTCTGGTCACCCCCATGGTGGCCCTCGTCCTGCCCAACTACGTTTTCCCGCAGATGAACGCTCCTCTCCCTCAGCCCTACTTCCCCAGCGGGCCTGTCTTCCCTTTCACCCCCCAGTCAGGCGGTGTGGCACCGCCGCCTGGGCCGGAAGCGGGCACCCAGGTGCCGTCGCGCTCCTCCACCCCTCACTCTGCAAGCCAGCCTGAGCGGGCAGACTCTCCGCTCTTTGAGTCGCGCTGTAGCTCCCCGTTGCAGCTCAATCTGCTGCAAATGGAAGAGATGCCCAAGTCCTCGGACCGCCCAGAAGCAGCTGTGGGCAGCCAGACTGGACCCGTGGGACCCCCTGCAGAGTGGACCGCTGTGAATGGCGCGCAAGGTCTGGCGAGTGAACTCGGCGCTCAGAAAGAAACATGCATG GTGGAAGCCCACGACTCTTCCAACAACGACGCCCTGTCCAGCTCTAGTGACCTCCTCGATTTGCTCCTGCAGGAGGACTCCCGTTCTGGCACGGGATCGGCCGCCTCGGGCAGCGGCTCGGCCGCCTCGGGCTCCATGGGCTCCGGTTCCAACGGCGGCAGCACTTCTGCCAGCGGCACCA caagcagcaagagcagcaacacCAGCAAGTACTTCGGCAGCATCGACTCCTCCGAGAACGACCTGCGAGGCAAGAAGTGCTCCGAGGTGGAAGATAACGAGCACTTCATCAAGTACGTCCTGCAGGATCCCATTTGGCTGCTCATGGCTAACACCGACGACACGGTTATGATGACCTACCAGCTCCCTTTAAG GGACATGGAGAGGGTGCTGCAGGAAGATCGGGAGAAGCTGAAGCAAATGCAGAAGCGACAACCCCGGTTTACCGAGGAACAGAAAAAGGAGCTGGCAGAAGTGCACCCCTGGGTCCACAAGGGAATCCTGCCCAAAGCAATCAACATCACG GCCTGCGTGGATTGCGGCAGCAACCCTGCCTCCAAAGTCGCCCCTCTCTATGACATCGAGGTCCAGGACATGGACCTGAACGGCATGCTGGAGCCCATGGAGGAAAGCAGCGGGGGGCAGGTCTGCCTGCCGGCCTTGCCCCTAGAAATGGACGTGGAGGAGGAAGCGCAGGTTGGACTGGAAACCTCGGTGGTGGTGCAGCCACCCCAGACGCAGGCGCCGGTGGAGGACTCTGGCTAA
- the PER1 gene encoding period circadian protein homolog 1 isoform X5 produces the protein MSTSCGPGQNPFEGGGASGGSGSGAPRRPRAQRGGEAQGQASDDMDVNSNGSSGNESHGDSHSSCHSSGNGKDSALLETTESNKSSNSQSPSPPSSSIAYSLLSASSEQDNPSTSGCSSEQSARVKTQKELMKALKEMKIRLPSEKQSKGKSGTLATLQYALSCVKQVQASQDYYQQWTIEDSYPCHLDMSSYTIEELENITSEYTLKNPDTFSVAVSYITGKIVYISDQAAFILRCKKDVFKGAKFAEFLAPQDVSIFYGSTAPYHLPSWSTCTSATAAAMDYTQEKSVFCRISGGHESGRELRYYPFRLTPYLTKVRDSDSAEGRPCCLIIAERIHSGYEAPRIPPDKRIFTTRHTPSCLFQDVDERAAPLLGYLPQDLVGTPVLLYLHPEDRPLMLAIHKKILQYGGQPFDHSPIRFCTRNGEYVTIDTSWSSFINPWSRKVSFIMGRHKVRTGPLNEDVFTAPKIQKMKPMELDIQELSEQIHRLLLQPVHSNGSTGLCSLGSNASHEQLLSIASSSDSNGAPNEEAQAIRPMTFQEICKDVHMVKNQGQQVFIESRVKPQHPKHSRPGAPASRSLQPVEAQKDLERQLGKAAASEESVMNEPSNYSYQQINCLDGIIRYLENCNIPSRVKRKCGSSSYTTSSNSDDDKQKVGEEATCSGKDIVMMEEAAPSATPPGPPPSVTPDRQQQYRKVGLTKEILSIHTQKEEQAFLTRFKDLSQLHVFNSLSGMSWQDTHRAGPQAERGHRGPPRQGARGPGCHGRSRKSKAKRIKQNKSSESTSSPQNSTAPPPLPCAPGSSSWPPSGTSQASLPTMPYPAVMPTYPIPVFPPRPAAPPVTEPSQNTLPAPQFPSPLVTPMVALVLPNYVFPQMNAPLPQPYFPSGPVFPFTPQSGGVAPPPGPEAGTQVPSRSSTPHSASQPERADSPLFESRCSSPLQLNLLQMEEMPKSSDRPEAAVGSQTGPVGPPAEWTAVNGAQGLASELGAQKETCMVEAHDSSNNDALSSSSDLLDLLLQEDSRSGTGSAASGSGSAASGSMGSGSNGGSTSASGTTSSKSSNTSKYFGSIDSSENDLRGKKCSEVEDNEHFIKYVLQDPIWLLMANTDDTVMMTYQLPLRDMERVLQEDREKLKQMQKRQPRFTEEQKKELAEVHPWVHKGILPKAINITACVDCGSNPASKVAPLYDIEVQDMDLNGMLEPMEESSGGQVCLPALPLEMDVEEEAQVGLETSVVVQPPQTQAPVEDSG, from the exons ATGAGCACCAGCTGTGGGCCTGGACAGAACCCTTTTGAGGGTGGAGGGGCAAGTGGAGGCAGCGGTTCAGGAGCCCCCAGGAGACCCAGAGCCCAGCGAGGGGGTGAAGCGCAAGGCCAAGCCAGTGATGACATGGATGTCAACAGCAACGGCTCCAGTGGCAACGAGTCGCACGGCGACTCCCACAGCAGCTGTCACAGCAGTGGCAATGGCAAAGACTCTGCCCTTTTGGAAACCACCGAAAGCAACAAGAG CTCCAACTCCCAGAGCCCTTCTCCCCCCAGCAGTTCTATCGCCTACAGCCTCCTCAGTGCAAGCTCGGAGCAAGACAACCCGTCGACCAGTGGCTGCAG CAGTGAACAGTCTGCACGAGTGAAGACCcagaaggagctgatgaaggcCCTGAAGGAGATGAAGATCCGACTGCCCTCTGAGAAGCAGAGCAAGGGCAAGTCGGGgactctggccacccttcagtACGCCCTGTCCTGTGTGAAGCAGGTCCAAG caagccAGGATTACTACCAGCAATGGACCATTGAGGACAGCTATCCCTGCCATTTAGACATGTCTTCTTACACCATTGAGGAGCTGGAAAACATCACCTCCGAGTATACCCTCAAAAACCCT GAtacattttcggtggctgtctctTACATCACGGGGAAAATTGTCTACATCTCGGACCAAGCTGCCTTCATCCTACGCTGTAAGAAGGATGTCTTCAAGGGGGCCAAGTTTGCAGAGTTCCTGGCGCCACAAGATGTCAGCATCTTCTACGGGTCCACAGCCCCATATCACCTTCCTTCCTGGAGCACCTGCACGTCTGCCA CTGCCGCTGCCATGGATTACACCCAAGAGAAATCCGTCTTCTGTCGTATCAG CGGAGGCCACGAGAGCGGGCGTGAGCTGCGCTACTACCCCTTCCGGCTCACCCCATACCTGACCAAAGTCCGCGATTCAGACAGCGCTGAGGGACGGCCCTGCTGCCTGATCATTGCTGAGCGTATCCACTCGGGCTATGAAG ctcccagaatccctcctgATAAGAGAATCTTCACCACAAGACACACCCCTAGCTGCTTGTTTCAGGATGTGGATGAGCG AGCTGCTCCTCTGCTAGGTTACCTTCCCCAGGACCTGGTTGGCACACCCGTCCTTTTGTACTTGCACCCGGAGGACCGGCCTCTGATGCTGGCCATTCACAAGAAGA TTTTGCAGTATGGCGGCCAGCCTTTCGACCATTCCCCCATCCGCTTCTGCACTCGCAACGGTGAATACGTCACCATCGACACCAGCTGGTCCAGCTTCATTAACCCATGGAGCCGCAAAGTCTCGTTCATAATGGGAAGGCACAAAGTGCGGAC GGGCCCCCTGAATGAGGATGTCTTCACAGCCCCCAAAATACAAAAGATGAAGCCCATGGAACTGGACATCCAAGAATTGTCGGAACAGATTCACCGGCTGTTGTTACAG CCTGTGCACAGCAATGGGTCCACGGGCCTCTGCAGCTTGGGCAGCAACGCCTCCCATGAGCAGCTCCTCAGCATTGCTTCGTCCAGCGACAGCAACGGTGCCCCCAATGAGGAGGCACAAGCCATCCGGCCG ATGACTTTCCAGGAGATTTGCAAGGACGTGCACATGGTGAAGAACCAGGGCCAGCAGGTCTTCATTGAGTCCCGAGTCAAGCCGCAACATCCCAAGCATTCCCGGCCAG GAGCACCAGCCAGCCGCAGCCTCCAGCCTGTGGAGGCCCAAAAGGACCTGGAGAGGCAGCTGGGAAAGGCAGCTGCTTCTGAGGAGTCCGTGATGAATGAACCCTCCAACTATTCCTACCAGCAGATCAACTGCCTGGATGGCATCATCAG ATATCTGGAGAACTGCAATATCCCGAGCCGTGTGAAGCGAAAATGTGGCTCCTCGTCGTATACAACGTCGTCAAATTCCGATGACGACAAGCAGAAAGTTGGTGAAGAGGCTACCTGTTCTGGCAAAG ATATTGTCATGATGGAGGAGGCCGCCCCCAGTGCCACACCTCCAGGTCCTCCCCCGAGCGTGACACCAGACCGGCAGCAGCAGTACCGCAAAGTGGGATTGACCAAGGAGATCCTCTCTATCCACACCCAAAAGGAAGAACAGGCATTCCTCACCCGCTTCAAGGACCTCAGCCAGCTGCATGTCTTCAACTCACTCTCAGGGATGAGCTGGCAGGATACCCACCGTGCCGGGCCGCAGGCCGAGCGAG GGCACAGAGGGCCACCACGCCAAGGTGCCCGAGGTCCAGGATGTCACGGGCGCAGCAGGAAGTCCAAAGCCAAACGGATCAAGCAGAACAAGTCTTCAGAGAGCACCAGCTCCCCTCAGAACTCGACCGCTCCCCCGCCGCTTCCTTGTGCCCCGGGCTCctcttcctggcctccctcgggCACCTCCCAAGCTAGCCTCCCCACCATGCCTTACCCGGCCGTTATGCCCACCTACCCCATTCCAGTCTTCCCCCCTCGGCCTGCTGCCCCTCCAGTGACGGAGCCCTCCCAGAACACCCTGCCTGCCCCACAGTTCCCTTCTCCTCTGGTCACCCCCATGGTGGCCCTCGTCCTGCCCAACTACGTTTTCCCGCAGATGAACGCTCCTCTCCCTCAGCCCTACTTCCCCAGCGGGCCTGTCTTCCCTTTCACCCCCCAGTCAGGCGGTGTGGCACCGCCGCCTGGGCCGGAAGCGGGCACCCAGGTGCCGTCGCGCTCCTCCACCCCTCACTCTGCAAGCCAGCCTGAGCGGGCAGACTCTCCGCTCTTTGAGTCGCGCTGTAGCTCCCCGTTGCAGCTCAATCTGCTGCAAATGGAAGAGATGCCCAAGTCCTCGGACCGCCCAGAAGCAGCTGTGGGCAGCCAGACTGGACCCGTGGGACCCCCTGCAGAGTGGACCGCTGTGAATGGCGCGCAAGGTCTGGCGAGTGAACTCGGCGCTCAGAAAGAAACATGCATG GTGGAAGCCCACGACTCTTCCAACAACGACGCCCTGTCCAGCTCTAGTGACCTCCTCGATTTGCTCCTGCAGGAGGACTCCCGTTCTGGCACGGGATCGGCCGCCTCGGGCAGCGGCTCGGCCGCCTCGGGCTCCATGGGCTCCGGTTCCAACGGCGGCAGCACTTCTGCCAGCGGCACCA caagcagcaagagcagcaacacCAGCAAGTACTTCGGCAGCATCGACTCCTCCGAGAACGACCTGCGAGGCAAGAAGTGCTCCGAGGTGGAAGATAACGAGCACTTCATCAAGTACGTCCTGCAGGATCCCATTTGGCTGCTCATGGCTAACACCGACGACACGGTTATGATGACCTACCAGCTCCCTTTAAG GGACATGGAGAGGGTGCTGCAGGAAGATCGGGAGAAGCTGAAGCAAATGCAGAAGCGACAACCCCGGTTTACCGAGGAACAGAAAAAGGAGCTGGCAGAAGTGCACCCCTGGGTCCACAAGGGAATCCTGCCCAAAGCAATCAACATCACG GCCTGCGTGGATTGCGGCAGCAACCCTGCCTCCAAAGTCGCCCCTCTCTATGACATCGAGGTCCAGGACATGGACCTGAACGGCATGCTGGAGCCCATGGAGGAAAGCAGCGGGGGGCAGGTCTGCCTGCCGGCCTTGCCCCTAGAAATGGACGTGGAGGAGGAAGCGCAGGTTGGACTGGAAACCTCGGTGGTGGTGCAGCCACCCCAGACGCAGGCGCCGGTGGAGGACTCTGGCTAA